TTAATTAGATATCCACAGTTTTATACAGCTTGTATTGTCTGGAGGGGCAACTCTACTCAGTGTACATGCCAAAGTCAGGACCCCTAAGATACCACTGAGGCATCACATCTGGCATTTGTAAGCCtaactttcatgtttttaagaCTAAATATCTTCGGTTGgttgaaaataaacagaataggatgaaaattttttttttttaatttttgaaaaatgttcacACAGTTTGGTTCATGGTTTAAGGTCAGTGGGGTTCAGCTGGTGGAAGTTGGACTCTAACCTCTGTATTTTTCTGGTCAAAGGCAATTTACTAATCACAGTATTACTCAGGCTTTGGaaacagttgtaaaaaaaaatatcttctgtggctctggaaaATCTAGACACAACTCTCAGAGGAATCAGGCAAGTCTAATGAAAGATGCcattgagttgcattatgggaaatgtaggtcCAAGTATTTTTAGAGCTCGACCCTAATTAAGGTCTGCAGCCTATAGTTAGGGTCTCTTccttgtttcatattttggcTGCAATATAATCAGGATTTATCAGCCACTGCAgcattgattttttattttttcttctttaaatctGTCGCTTGGAAGTCCCCTAACTTTATCAAAGTGCAGTACTAAATTGCCGGAGTACCCCTTTAACTCACCCCGTCATACAAAATAATTGGTGAGGTGGGATTATGACCACAGGAAACTCATAGAGGTCAACTCCTCCATCCTGTCAACCCTGCACCATGTATGCAAGTGCACAACAgactgtgtgcgtgtttgtgtgtgcgctctgGGGCTCCAGTTCCCTCTGATCCCTCCCTTATCTTTCACAACCCCCCCcttacccacacacacacacacacacacacacacacacacacccttgtcTGCCGCCAGCCGAATCCCCTGCGGCCTGGCGCAGCAAACAGATCGATACACCGGAGCTAGGCCGCATTAATATCTGTCGCTTCACCCCCCCACCCCGGCGCCCGCTCAACTGCttcggcacacacacacacactcacacaaacacacacactcagagtcaggcacacatgcaagcacctaaatcacacagacacacacaaacacacgtcaCACCCGTACCGGCGGCGGAAATGGCCCCTAGCTCCCGAGGGATCTGTCTAATTAAAAAAGAGGGGGTGGGGTGGGCGGAGAAGAGCGGAGCGGCGAGAGGGGATAGATAGattgaggcagagagagggtggagagagagagagcaggatgGATTTTTCTCTCATTAGAAGCCATGTCTCCTGGTGTGGCCTGGCCTGGCTGATAATGATGAGGCCTCTTCTCCTACGAGGGTGAGAGAGAACCGGGTTGctggcagaaagagagagggaggatgagtGAAGAAAGAGGTGAAATGAGGCGAGTGGTGGAGGGCAGAAGGTGGAGAGAGGGCaggcagagatggagggagaaggCGTGATGGTGGGGAGgaagggtaaaaaaaataaaataaaaaaaaagcgcTCCGGGCCCAATgtgtgaattcatttttttgcttGCTCGTACAAAAACACATACTGGTCATTATTTGTTTAGTATACATCATCACACGCCGTCATTTTCCATCTTTCCTCATCCGCCTCTTTATTTCCTCACATTTGCTTGAAACTGGTCAGCTCACTTCCAAAGCGTGACAGATGGATTTTAGCGATATGTGCTAATTTCATACACCTCTGCCAAAACGTCTGCGTTGTTTATCCttatttggtgtgtgtgtatgcgtatatgtgtttatgtgtggctATATGGATGTGACACGGGGATTAGAAAATGCACGACAGTCATTTTCAGTATTAATGTGGAATGAGCCGAGTGGACTTTTTTTATGAGCTATCTACGTACTTAGCCCTTGCATTCACCACTACAGAACAATATATAACTCTAAAACCTGTTCACACTTACAGCTAATGTATAACACACTTCAAATAAGCCATCAATTATAAGCTGGTGGAGTGTATAGTCAGGAGTACATTCTGTTTAAATACAaagctgtgttttttgtctttgaataGCTGTGAGCAGCTGGATactaaatttgtttttatccgCCCCTCTCTCCCCCACAATTCTtgcctcctctctttttttccctctttgccTCAACCATTAATCCTTCATCATCTTTGTCATGTCAACTCTGTCTTCCCATTTCTCTCCCTTCTCTGTGCTTTCCCTCCTTTTCCCCTTCGTTCCTTATTCAGACATGCTGCGTGCTCGCCAGGAGGCATTGGCTGCGGCGGTGAGGAATCCAGCGGCCTTAGAAGCTCACCTGCCCTCTGCGGGCAGCTCCTCTTCGTCCAGCCAGAGACGCAAGCAGGGTCTGCCGCAGCACCGGGACGCACATTACACCGATAGGTaagaaacatttgcaaagcaCACATTTGCTTTCAACCCAAAACTACGTCAGCCTGGCTATAGCTAATTGTTGACACTCCGACCATTCCCTGCTTGTAATaccaacatttttcatcattaataAAACCCCACACCCACATACATACTGCTAAAGAGGCCACAGCTGATGTGAGTACATGTAAATGTCGAAATCATAATGGAACAATGTTCTGGTTTTTCATGAAAAGCTTGTCAGCGGGAGAAAGAGTAGAAGGAGTTAATCACCTGCCAGTTTGCATCACCACACTTTTCCTTTTCGTTCTTCAACAATTCCTCGCTTCCTCAGCGAGATCTGATCTCATATTTGGCTTTTTCAGTGTGCCGCAGTGcacgtttgtgtttgtgtgtgtgtgaatccatGTGCATCTCCACATAAACTAAGGATCCAATAACCTCTTGGCTACCACTGTGGAGCTGCACGCCTGCATCCCCggctcttcctccctcctctccccccaaGCGCTGGCCCCTGCCTCCCAAACAAAGCCAGGGGCAGCGGGAGTGGGCGGGTAATTGCTTGTCGATTATTTATGTGGCGCGGAGAGAGGCGGGGGATCGATAATGGGCCGGCGGTGCGGCAGcggtgggggtgtgtgtgtgtgtgtgtgtgtatatatgtgtgtgagagacagagaagggggTGGTGAAGGGTAGGGGATATAACCAGGAAGCAGAGCGGCCAGGCGCTGTGTGGTGCAGCTCCGGGAGGCTGTGggggtgtatatatatatatatagtgtgtgtgtgtgtgtgtgtgtgtgtgtgtgtctgtctgttgaggGGGTGCtcgcgtgtgtttgtttgttccatttttCAAGCAGGCGGTCCGTATGCGTGCTCATTTATGCGGATTGaatttgggtttgtttgtgtgaatatgtctgttaatttgtgtgtgtgtgtgtgtgtgtgtgtgtgtgtgtgtgcgtgtgcctgtgtgtgtgtttgttgtgagaGGCCAGTAGTGCAGTGTGAATGTAGTCAGCGAGCCGCGGCTGTTCTCCGACAGCACACAGAGTAATTAGCCACACAGGACCGGGGAGAGTTAACTAGGCCTcaccctcccttcctccatccatctctacCTCATGCCGCCCCCCCCCCATCCTCTTTAACCCTTTCActctccatgttttttttgaGGAGcttaatgacaaaaacatgctGAAGTGCTCCTTCCATCACTTGTACCATTGTTCAGATCAGAGAacacaagaagagaaaagaagaagacaaagactgATGCATAACCTGTGTGATCTCTAACCTGGATTAGACCCCCTACTTCCTACTCAATTAATTTTAATGCTGGagcataaaatattttttttagacaatATTGTGCTTCCAACTTTGTTGCAACAGGAAAGCTCCCTCATGTTTCAAAATTATAATTCAAACTTGACTGGCCTGCACAGAGTCCTGACCCCATCCAACACCTCTGGGATTAACTGAATTACAGACTTTACGCCAGACTTTATCGTCCAACATCAGAGTCCAACCTCATTAATGCTCTTGTTGCTGAATAAGAGCAAATCCCTGTGTCCAGATTCCTAAATCCTCCTTCACACAAGAGTGGAGGCTGTTATATAGAAGCGTATCAATGCAGTTTGAGAATGAGATGTTCAACAATCTTACGTAGGAGTAACGTCCACATACTTCTAGGTATGTAGTGTACATTTGTGTCTAAAGGCTAGACTGTACCCACCCCCATAAAATATCCAGAACCTGCAGAAAACGAGAGGAAGAAAATTAAGACCTGAGAGTGTAAAGAGTGCAAAGCGAAGAGAAATTAAAATCAAGATAATTGGTGAGTGAAagcaaaaaacagagagaggctgagaatGTGAGTAAGCGACGGgagctctctccctctctaactCTCTCTGTGGCTCACCTTTCCATCGACCCCTCATCATTGATTATCTGGGGCCCATTAGGGCCCattgttaaaaacaaatcattagGGCCGCTCAATGGGCTTAGAGCCTGGCGCTCCATTTGTCTGGCCTTAAATGGCACTAAGCTCACCAAGCATCTGCAAGGCAAATaagggagggatggagaaaagcaaagagagagagggagagagagagagagaggaagtgaaaagCATGGACTTAAAAtggggatgaagaggaggaagcaaaagagaagagatggagggaggacgAAGTGACGGAGAGCGAGAGATATGAACCAAAATAGGGAGTGAGGAGATCGAGAGAGTGTGAGAtaagggaagggagggagagcgagagagagagagcgagagagcgagagcaagCGAGGAGGGAGCCTCATCCATTTTAATGAGCTTCCTGTGTAAATGTGTTCCTGCGGAGAAGGAGCCGAGGGCGGCCGCGCGGCGCTCCTAATCCCCCCACGCTCCCGTCATTAAGGGCagccctgtcacacacacacacacacacacacacaaacatgcacacccggacacacacacacacacacactcttagacaagcgcacacacactgcctggGCTGCTGCGGGACGGGACCGCTGTCGCCACTCTGACAGGTCGTCACACACCAGTGAATTCCCCAGGAGCCCCTGGCCTCACTGCAGGctgggagggagacagagagggagggagagagggagggagagagagggagggagagggagagagagagagagagagatagttcTGCGTGATTATGAGCCCACCTTGCATTTGTGAATATGCCTATTTTGAGTCTCAGGCAAAAACTTGGTGAGTGTTTTTGCCTCATCTTTTTATAGAAGGTTTGCCAACAAAAtgcacacaatacacacaaagaaaaacacacacacacacacacacacacccagagcaACGACTAATGTCTGCCACTCCTCCCTTAAAATTGCCTCCTATAAaagggggaagagagggagagatggaggaagggagTGGAGGGGAGTGTCAGACGcacactttttctctctccttctccttctctctctctctctctctctccgtctctctcacTCCCCGTGATTAGGCCTAATTATGGTGGCGCAGACGCCTGGCAGCCCCAGTCATGCAGCTTTAATTGACCGTTATTCATCTGCGGGCTAACGCTAGGCAAGGGTAGGCGgtgcaagacagacagagagagagagagagagagagagagagagagagagaagaaagaaagggaataTCAGGAAAAAAGGGGTGAGTGGGGGGTGATGGGAGTTTGGCATGCGGGAGCCATGGCGGGGGTGGATAGGAGTTTTGCGGGCGCCTCAGCGTAGCCTGGTGGAACTGTGCGTCGCAAGGCTAATTGCTAGCCCCGAGGGATTAGGccaggtgattacacactggGCGGTGTAATTACATAAGCAGCGGCTAGCGGGGCCCCGGCTCGCGGCTCCGGGGTCACGCGCCGCAGCCCTCACCCAAGATTAATTGGAGCTGCCACTGGAGTGCGAGGCACCGCCGGAGAGAGCGGTTATACGattagcattaacatttcaGCGGCGGAGGCGATCGATGAATGGCACCCCCCCTACCccctccctacacacacacacacacacaaccttcaCAGCTCTAGCCCCCCCTATCTCATCTCCCAGCTCTTGTATGCGTGCCCTCCCTCCTtgcagctccctctctctctctctcctttcccctcACCATTTAGTGAGGCAGGAGACATGCAGGCGCTAGCTAATTTGAACGCGTTTGCAAAACAATATTTGCGGTTGCATGCGTCCCAGTGttggttttgattttgttgttttcctcagcTTGTTTCCCCATGTATGCTTTTGTGCGGCGGCAGTCACACACagctgagctctgattggtgTGATAGCAGCAGCtcaggaggagagaaacaggagagaggacagagagagagagagagagagagagagagagaggaggaagctaTAGAGTGAGCAGAGGAAAAGGCCCTGGAAACAGCTGCGGTTTGAGACACAGAGCGGGCAGAGAGCATCATCATCCACTCCAGGCTCGAAGCCTCACACACTTTGACACTTTCGAAGGGGTCAAAGTGCAGATACCTCACTCTTCTGACAGCTTTTTATCTGCTTCTTTAAAAACCATGTCCCCTGTCCTCTTGAAGATGTGCACCAAACTggaggaaaacagagaaagggaTAGaatgaggaggggaaaaaaagaagcagaagtaaAGAGGCAGGATGAGATGGAGTGATGAAGAGgggacagaaaaataaatagagagaggtcaatgaaaaaaaaagtggagggAAAGGAAGGAGTGAACAAGACAGGTTTTACAGGGGTTATAGAGAAGTAGAGAGACAGGagtaaagaacagaaaaaaagatgggCAAGACAGAacaagaggcagagagagagagagagagagagagagagagaaaggtgagagGCGCCTTTCCCCCTCAAGGAGGACAAAAGACGAGGCCAATAATGGAGAGGCCTTTTCAGAAGCAGAGGTTGCAGGACGCTCCATCTTTTCACCGGTTTCAATGCAGCctggagagtgagagggagagaggaagggaaacaGGGAGAAGGGTgtaaaaaaagggagagaagagaggagggatgagTGTTAATTAGAAGGTCCTTCAGCCCGTGGCCCCGGTCAAGACGCAGGGGCCGCCCCAGCTGTCGGAGCATGACACACTGGCATTGTGCATTCAGCCCTCATTATGTGTGTGGGTCTagagttgtgtgtatgtgtgtaccgtgtgtgtgtatgtgtgaggcgGCAGGGGAAGGAAAGGCTGCAGTCCAGGGTACAGCAATGGCCAGCGGCGCTTGCTGCGGCGTGACAAGACTGATGAGGCACTGGGGCGACATGGGGGCCTCTGGAGCTCCACTGATAAAAATACACCGCATTCATTGCTGTGGCAGCATGCGCACGAAGAAAGAGTCTAagactgagagcagagagagaaaacacacacacaaaattattaaaattattcttttaatgTAGGGAATCATGCATTATACATCCCTCCATGCTTAATGCTTCTGTCAGTTTAATAGTCATTTTAAAGTATTCAGTGAAATTGAtcctttttattccttttatttGTGTTCACAGAGAGCTGTCCCACCCTCCACCTCTACTGTCTCCTCCAACTGCCCCACACATCGCCTTAGGACCTCACCTGCGGCCTCCTTTCCTAGGCATGCCCTCTGCACTTTGCCAGGCCCCTGGTGAGTCATCAATCATGCAAAGGCTAAATTGCACTAATGCACCACACCAATGGGTGCATGCATATAGATGCTTGGCATGTATGTATacttgtaataaaaacaaaaaacatttgcagttaCATGAATATAATGTTACATTGTGCCCAACAAGATgaataaattatacattttaaactttcatAAAGGTTGTGGCAGTGGCAGGATATTAattttaaaacagtgttttgtaGTAAACAGACGAGGCATGTACAACTGTTATCTCGCAGAGTACCTTTTAGAAACTAATGTAACTttttataaacatgttttcacaaaGATTTGCATTGTTGTTTCCGATTGTTGAGAGCCGACCTCACTTTTTACATGTTTGCTTACAGACATGTATTTTCTTGCTATTTCTCTCACAGGTTATGGTTTCCTCCAACCAGCTCAAGCTGAGATCTTTGCTCGTCAACAGGAGATGTTGAGGAAGCAGAATCTGGCCAGGTGTGTTACAGTATGCAACAATAGTGTAATTATGGCAGAAAAGTTAAAGAGTTAAAGCTTCAAGGTGCAAAGCAGAGTTGTAAATGTACCCTTTGTGTTTCACTGCCTTAGACTTGAGATGTCGGCAGAGCTGCTTCGACAGAAAGAGTTGGAAAGTCTCCACcagcgacagcagcagcagcagcagcagcagcgtcttCTGGGCTCTGACCACCTGGGAGCTCTACCGCATGGCCTTTCACCGGACCATCCGGCCCTGCGCAGCCTCCATGACATCCCAGAGGGCCATCCACTCCGTGAGGAACTGGTCCGCCGCTCCAATGCAATGCTGGTGCTTCGCCATGGGGCTGCCACACCCCTCCTAACCCTCAAccatcagcagcaacaacaacaaccagggGTGCCCTCCACACCCAAAGAGACCCAGGCACAAAGCTCCACTGCTGGGCAAGATGCTGACAGGAAGGCCTCCCGCAGGGGCCCCCAGACGCAGCTCCGCGGTGGGGATCatacaggagggagagaggacaggggaagggagggagacagggaggTGCAGGATGAGGAGATGAAGGACTCGGACAGCGAGACAGAGATGTGTGAGGAGAGGCAGGACAGTGTCAGTGCCAAGTCCAGCAGTAAGCCCAGGGAGAGGGACGGGGGTAAAGAGACTGGCAGCAAGGGAGTGTGTGACAGTGCCAAGGAGACTGGAGAGAACTCAGGCAGGCTGAGCGCTCCTTGTAGCTCAGCAGGTACCGAGTCACCCAGTCGCCATCTTTTCACCCCTGGACTGGGCAAAGTTGACGTCAAGTATCACCTGCCACCTGGGTTCATACCACCACTGCCTGCTCTTCACGCCCAGTCATTGCCGTTTGGATTCCCGTACGCCAACCCTTACTTTCACACGGGTGAGagactctgacacacacatacacacacatacacacacaaacaagcatgaGGCTGAAAGACGACATGTGAAAGCCATTAGCATcactgtctgtgtgcgtgtctccAGTGTGGAGACTTCTCCCTGTTAGGGGCCCTGCCTCTGACCCCAGTGTGACACTCATgcacaccaccaccagcacagCCACGTGGGCAGAGAGGGGATGAGGAGGGGGCTGTTTGTTCACATGTATACTGTGTCCACAGACATCAAACATCACACTTGTCCATGTGTGTTACACGCAATCAGTTGAAACTATTTGTTGACTTAAACCTATAAATCACAACAGGAAGTTATTCCACAACAGTGTTTTTGATTatcgattaatcatttaaagtctgtgtaaagtaagaataaatatgtgttctgagtttgtcagaccaaagaagaaggtGTTAtcaaccacccagccaaatttgaatgattaaaaatatcgagaagtttatgaaatcaggtgtcaaaatcaagTAAAAATGAGCCGTATTCTCAGGTctgtgggggcgtgtctgcTGAATGCGCTAAAGCCATGCACcctcgtgggagcagtcaagcagcaatttgttgaagtgactgaaacacgtgtcagatgagttaaaaaatgacatgactaactttgaaacaacagagagatgaattaatctctatctctctgctaggggtgcagggtggcctcagtgtgtcatcgaaaactggtgaaaaactgtatatatatcaTTCAATGTATTTTAACGGTTTCagtaactattttccaacatgtttaatgttttttgaaagacatctcagaattgcctttacgcAGACTTTAAGTTTAGTTGGAGGtttcaccttctctctctctgtttcatatACATTTACACTGAATATCTGTGTTTTGAACTTTAggtcacaaaaagaaaaaaaaacactgatggcTGAGAAATTCTAGGAGTATGTAAGGATAGgagttttacagttttctaaAGTTTTATACAATAATTGACAAACTAAACATAATTTATATATCAATTGAAAATGAAAGTAATCGTTAGAATGTAATTAGATTACTGACGATATTAAATTTATTATAGGTTTTCTTCTCAAACTCATCATAACTAAAGATAATGTACTGAAGCCCAAAATATCTTTACGCGTCTCCGAGCTTTGCAGTTTTCATCATctagaaaacatgaaacagaagaTCCTCAGTCTAAATAGCAACTTTGTACCCGGTGTTTACACTGACACATCATTTTCACCCACTGCTGCTCTTTCAGGCTCTGTGGGAGGTC
The sequence above is drawn from the Larimichthys crocea isolate SSNF chromosome XV, L_crocea_2.0, whole genome shotgun sequence genome and encodes:
- the samd11 gene encoding sterile alpha motif domain-containing protein 11 isoform X3, with product MSKGILQVHPPICDCPGCRISSPVNRGRLAEKRTIPLPPNRVPKKELASIFSSDDSEGSDRASGDHAHIKQEDELHYSIMRKSRDSDLSTIISNLHHTRQHGMPEGQSASDHNTSTGHTDDLLGKRRSFSPNSSSECPSDSKKSRSVSPKENSQSPVVEAGGSHGHMSPEEHYRRMMSALSEQGSYEEQQQRLYQLASSMGLPGHDMLRARQEALAAAVRNPAALEAHLPSAGSSSSSSQRRKQGLPQHRDAHYTDRELSHPPPLLSPPTAPHIALGPHLRPPFLGMPSALCQAPGYGFLQPAQAEIFARQQEMLRKQNLARLEMSAELLRQKELESLHQRQQQQQQQQRLLGSDHLGALPHGLSPDHPALRSLHDIPEGHPLREELVRRSNAMLVLRHGAATPLLTLNHQQQQQQPGVPSTPKETQAQSSTAGQDADRKASRRGPQTQLRGGDHTGGREDRGREGDREVQDEEMKDSDSETEMCEERQDSVSAKSSSKPRERDGGKETGSKGVCDSAKETGENSGRLSAPCSSAGTESPSRHLFTPGLGKVDVKYHLPPGFIPPLPALHAQSLPFGFPYANPYFHTGSVGGLFMDGEDSASANPVEDISKWSVEDVCGFISSLAGCAEYTQVFREQAIDGETLPLLTEEHLLNTMGLKLGPALKIRSQVARRVGRLFYMTGFPLAFPFPPSAALRPPERDRDPLTTPSDTPLPLSLSLPHRPTSTSSSSSPYSGPTPGCSSPKQENGNGATVGGRYEAKTPS